The proteins below are encoded in one region of Streptomyces cyanogenus:
- a CDS encoding thioesterase II family protein, with protein sequence MPVPGTDAERWLRRFRPNASTRVRLVCFPHAGGSASFYHPVAMTHAAAADVVILQYPGRQDRRHEPLVPSVAEYVARIGPVLEQERPLPTVYFGHSMGAVLAFETALALADTPAAPRAIVASGRRAPATHRNERVHLRDDESLLDELRMLNGTQADLLGDEEIVRMALPAVRGDYRVIETYQGVPGSTVDCPITVLVGDDDPKTTVAEADQWREHSTAAFRLRTFPGGHFYLVEHQAEVNAELASALSAVSNGAAIR encoded by the coding sequence ATGCCCGTCCCCGGCACCGACGCGGAGCGCTGGCTGCGCCGCTTCCGGCCCAACGCCAGTACCCGCGTACGGCTCGTCTGCTTCCCGCATGCGGGCGGCTCCGCGAGCTTCTACCACCCCGTCGCGATGACCCACGCAGCAGCCGCCGACGTCGTGATCCTCCAGTACCCCGGCCGCCAGGACCGCAGACATGAGCCACTGGTGCCCAGCGTCGCGGAGTACGTCGCTCGCATCGGGCCGGTACTCGAGCAGGAAAGGCCGCTGCCGACTGTCTACTTCGGACACAGCATGGGTGCGGTGCTCGCGTTCGAGACAGCCCTGGCACTCGCTGACACACCCGCCGCGCCCCGAGCGATCGTGGCGTCCGGTCGGCGCGCGCCGGCCACACACCGCAACGAGCGCGTGCACCTGCGGGACGACGAGAGCCTGCTCGACGAGTTGCGGATGCTCAACGGCACCCAGGCGGACCTACTGGGCGACGAGGAGATCGTGAGGATGGCCTTGCCGGCGGTGCGCGGCGACTACCGGGTCATCGAGACCTACCAGGGCGTGCCGGGCAGCACGGTCGACTGCCCGATCACCGTACTGGTGGGGGATGACGACCCGAAAACAACCGTCGCGGAGGCCGACCAATGGCGCGAACACTCCACCGCCGCCTTTCGCCTCCGCACGTTCCCCGGCGGCCACTTCTACCTGGTCGAGCACCAGGCCGAGGTGAACGCCGAGTTGGCGTCCGCGCTGTCCGCCGTCTCCAACGGGGCCGCCATCAGGTAG
- a CDS encoding GDP-mannose 4,6-dehydratase — MSKRALITGVTGQDGSYLAEHLLAQGYQVWGLIRGQANPRKSRVSRLASDLSFVHGDLMDQASLVSALDHVQPDEVYNLGAVSFVPMSWQQPELVTEVNGAGVLRMLEAIRMISGLNTSRSTRSGRIRFYQASSSEMFGKVAETPQRESTRFHPRSPYGVAKAYGHFITRNYRESFDMYGVSGILFNHESPRRGAEFVTRKISLAVARIRLGLQDKLALGNLDAVRDWGFAGDYVKAMHLMLQQDEPGDYVIGTGVMHSVRDAVQIAFDAVGLNWEDHVMIDPSLVRPAEVETLCADSGMARAALDWAPTVKFEELMQMMVESDLEQASRTRDYGELLAAADSW, encoded by the coding sequence GTGTCCAAGCGTGCTCTCATCACTGGGGTCACCGGTCAGGACGGCTCGTACCTCGCAGAACACCTGCTGGCACAGGGCTACCAGGTATGGGGTCTGATACGGGGCCAGGCCAACCCGCGAAAGTCACGGGTCAGCCGCCTCGCGTCCGATCTCTCCTTTGTGCACGGTGACCTCATGGACCAGGCCAGCCTGGTCTCGGCGCTGGACCACGTCCAGCCTGACGAGGTGTACAACCTCGGAGCCGTCTCGTTCGTGCCGATGTCCTGGCAACAGCCGGAACTGGTGACCGAAGTCAACGGCGCCGGTGTGCTCCGAATGCTGGAGGCCATTCGCATGATCAGTGGGCTGAACACATCCAGGTCGACCCGCTCCGGTCGGATCCGGTTCTACCAGGCGTCGTCCTCGGAGATGTTCGGGAAGGTCGCGGAGACTCCGCAGCGGGAGTCGACCCGGTTCCACCCCCGTAGCCCGTACGGGGTGGCCAAGGCCTATGGCCATTTCATCACGCGTAACTACCGTGAGTCGTTCGATATGTACGGCGTCTCCGGCATCCTGTTCAACCACGAGTCCCCGCGCCGTGGTGCCGAGTTCGTGACCAGGAAGATCTCGCTGGCCGTCGCTCGGATCAGGCTGGGACTGCAGGACAAGCTGGCGCTGGGCAACCTGGACGCGGTGCGTGACTGGGGCTTCGCCGGCGACTACGTCAAGGCGATGCACCTGATGCTCCAGCAGGACGAGCCGGGGGACTACGTGATCGGGACCGGCGTCATGCACTCGGTCCGTGACGCGGTGCAGATCGCCTTCGACGCCGTGGGCCTCAACTGGGAGGACCACGTCATGATCGACCCATCGCTGGTCCGCCCGGCTGAAGTGGAGACGCTGTGCGCCGACTCCGGCATGGCCCGAGCCGCGTTGGACTGGGCGCCCACGGTGAAGTTCGAGGAACTGATGCAGATGATGGTCGAGTCGGACCTGGAGCAGGCATCGCGGACCCGCGATTATGGCGAGCTGTTGGCAGCCGCCGACAGCTGGTGA
- a CDS encoding arginase family protein produces MPRLRTKTAFAGLRTVAPGAVPPDAAAAVVGSGYSLGSAHQGAENGPFFLRTLSKAHTWGAEQPGIVQLRNGRVPLERAVDIGDVLFDGMALADAQEALAQVIAALPAGTVPAVIGGDHTVTLPVVQALWKRRRRPFTVVQFDHHLDLQLWDGAPTRDVPRDPIFNTNVMSHVSDLVGPERLLQVGVAPYATVEADSADGLDGFLHGVGRQLPLLAPELDDPEAFRAALGTGTDVYLTVDIDVLDRSVMSSTGYPAEAGLGTRDLLRLIDWVLRDNRLVGFDLVEFAAPADARDATTLSDAGRAVLVFLHLLNWACRQAAERA; encoded by the coding sequence GTGCCAAGACTGCGGACGAAAACCGCGTTCGCCGGACTGAGAACGGTCGCGCCCGGCGCAGTGCCGCCGGACGCCGCCGCGGCGGTCGTCGGTTCCGGTTATTCCCTCGGCAGCGCCCACCAAGGGGCCGAAAACGGCCCCTTCTTTCTCCGGACGCTTTCCAAAGCGCATACCTGGGGTGCGGAACAGCCCGGTATCGTCCAGCTGCGCAACGGACGCGTCCCCCTGGAACGCGCGGTCGACATCGGCGACGTGCTCTTCGACGGCATGGCGCTCGCCGACGCCCAGGAGGCGCTCGCCCAGGTGATCGCCGCCCTGCCCGCCGGCACCGTCCCCGCGGTGATCGGCGGCGACCACACGGTCACCCTGCCGGTCGTCCAGGCGCTGTGGAAGCGGCGCCGGCGCCCCTTCACGGTCGTCCAGTTCGACCACCACCTGGACCTCCAGCTCTGGGACGGCGCACCGACCCGGGACGTTCCCCGGGACCCGATCTTCAACACCAACGTGATGTCCCACGTGTCCGACCTGGTCGGACCCGAGCGTCTCCTCCAGGTCGGGGTGGCGCCGTACGCCACGGTGGAGGCCGACAGCGCCGACGGCCTGGACGGCTTTCTGCACGGGGTCGGACGGCAACTGCCGCTGCTGGCCCCGGAACTCGACGACCCCGAAGCCTTCCGCGCCGCCCTCGGCACCGGTACCGACGTCTACCTCACCGTCGACATCGACGTCCTGGACCGTTCGGTGATGTCCTCCACCGGCTATCCGGCGGAGGCCGGCCTGGGCACCCGGGACCTGCTGCGCCTCATCGACTGGGTGCTCCGGGACAACCGGCTCGTCGGCTTCGACCTGGTGGAGTTCGCCGCTCCGGCCGACGCCCGCGACGCCACCACGCTCTCGGATGCCGGCCGCGCCGTACTGGTGTTCCTGCATCTTCTCAACTGGGCATGCCGCCAGGCGGCAGAGAGGGCGTGA
- a CDS encoding MATE family efflux transporter: protein MEHTRFTVRNYTGYTAVVFGLGVVSVGFGALDLIMVAPKGLDQAAAVGQADVLISAIYAVFIGVVDVFSSRLAMAEGEQRTGHRLPVLGTALLLLLIPCQLLGIALGLGIEPLLRATGQKAELIPLVGDYVQVRTYGIALVLGYIVISASLKICGLKNLSAVNLVFGLAVNALFNWIFLDTGAARLFASPAQAVAASTLVAQAVMATTGGIVLVRRLRTRPDRFVRPRRHEVLTEFRSMARTAPGIGLRHFNDYMGTTIPLLFIGTLGVVQLAAATVATKIYTLFCRVPQACFAGSFVFYGYALGRDPDDLTRTVRKMRLYAAVPTVVATAVTALAAPWLVDAFASPGLDRDLARNLLLAYLLYVPAYFFEQLFGEMLTVHQRGGLLFVSSTAVTYLLTIPLAWCAVFALDSTFLAVACKGIPTAVLAFVFWRALRRTGRPGADRAESEMSLAQ from the coding sequence ATGGAGCACACCCGGTTCACCGTACGGAACTACACCGGCTACACCGCGGTGGTCTTCGGCCTGGGCGTGGTCTCGGTGGGGTTCGGCGCCCTCGACCTCATCATGGTCGCGCCGAAGGGCCTGGACCAGGCGGCGGCCGTCGGCCAGGCGGATGTGCTGATCTCGGCCATCTACGCCGTCTTCATCGGCGTCGTCGACGTCTTCAGCAGCCGGCTCGCCATGGCCGAGGGCGAGCAGCGGACCGGCCACCGCCTGCCGGTGCTCGGCACCGCCCTGCTGCTGTTGCTGATCCCCTGTCAGCTCCTGGGCATCGCCCTCGGCCTCGGCATCGAGCCGCTGCTGCGGGCCACCGGGCAGAAGGCGGAGCTGATCCCGCTGGTCGGCGACTACGTCCAGGTCCGCACCTACGGCATCGCCCTGGTCCTCGGCTACATCGTCATCAGCGCGTCGCTGAAGATCTGCGGCCTGAAGAACCTGTCGGCCGTCAACCTGGTCTTCGGCCTCGCGGTGAACGCCCTGTTCAACTGGATCTTCCTGGACACCGGCGCGGCCCGCCTGTTCGCCTCCCCGGCCCAGGCCGTCGCCGCGTCGACCCTGGTCGCCCAGGCGGTCATGGCCACCACCGGCGGCATCGTCCTGGTCCGCCGGCTGCGCACCCGCCCGGACCGTTTCGTACGCCCCCGACGCCATGAGGTCCTCACCGAGTTCCGTTCGATGGCCCGCACCGCACCCGGCATCGGACTGCGCCACTTCAACGACTACATGGGCACGACCATCCCGCTGCTGTTCATCGGCACGCTCGGCGTGGTCCAGCTGGCCGCCGCCACCGTGGCCACCAAGATCTACACCCTGTTCTGCCGTGTCCCGCAGGCCTGCTTCGCCGGGTCCTTCGTCTTCTACGGCTACGCCCTGGGCCGCGACCCGGACGACCTCACCCGCACGGTACGCAAGATGCGCCTGTACGCCGCCGTACCCACCGTGGTGGCGACCGCCGTCACCGCGCTCGCCGCGCCCTGGCTGGTCGACGCCTTCGCCAGTCCCGGCCTCGACCGGGACCTCGCGCGCAACCTGCTGCTCGCCTATCTCCTGTACGTACCCGCCTACTTCTTCGAGCAGCTCTTCGGCGAGATGCTCACGGTCCACCAGCGCGGCGGGCTGCTGTTCGTCTCCTCCACCGCGGTGACGTACCTGCTGACCATCCCCCTCGCCTGGTGCGCGGTGTTCGCCCTGGACTCCACCTTCCTCGCCGTCGCCTGCAAGGGCATCCCCACCGCCGTCCTCGCGTTCGTGTTCTGGCGCGCGCTGCGCCGCACCGGCCGGCCCGGTGCGGACCGAGCGGAAAGCGAGATGAGCCTTGCCCAGTAG
- a CDS encoding PQQ-binding-like beta-propeller repeat protein: MPSSLPAGSPGLPADSSPLPAFRHDPVKSVLPGRGGGAFHWDREPAVCGHRRLTHDSAHLGQTVPVPVSSTPAVVAGVGVVVASDDGRLRFFDPGLGKVYWERRLDRSVYASLVVDQARRHVIVATTSGLITCFDLRGTLVWSRKAEFPVFATPTVLPGADLLVVAAFHSRCLGLALGTGEIVYDRPLPRPWSAAHGGVAAYRDPYASPVPAADDTAVLCCGEHVVALATDGTEVWRQEIGHPVKASPALLSDTGRLAVCPVDGRCVLLDAKTGRPEAEVRLGAKITGSPAVSGDVLAVGTQLGTVTGLTSSGEVRWTSPQGAPRSYTSLTVLPDGNFVATAERGNIVCLAREDGRFLWESSQVLGLPDHEPALDITPVAAASGSMYAASYGGDLYQFLFQPCDEE; the protein is encoded by the coding sequence TTGCCCAGTAGCCTCCCGGCCGGCTCGCCCGGCCTGCCGGCCGACTCGTCTCCCCTCCCGGCCTTCCGGCACGACCCGGTCAAGTCGGTGCTGCCCGGCCGCGGCGGCGGCGCCTTCCACTGGGACCGCGAGCCCGCCGTCTGTGGACACCGGCGCCTCACCCACGACAGCGCCCACCTCGGTCAGACCGTCCCCGTCCCGGTCAGCTCCACCCCCGCCGTCGTCGCCGGCGTCGGCGTCGTGGTCGCCAGCGACGACGGGCGGCTGCGGTTCTTCGACCCCGGCCTCGGCAAGGTCTACTGGGAACGCCGCCTGGACCGCTCGGTGTACGCCTCCCTCGTCGTCGACCAGGCGCGCCGCCATGTCATCGTCGCGACGACCAGCGGGCTGATCACCTGCTTCGACCTGCGCGGCACCCTGGTGTGGTCGCGCAAGGCCGAGTTCCCCGTCTTCGCCACGCCCACCGTGCTGCCGGGCGCCGACCTGCTCGTGGTGGCGGCCTTCCACAGCCGCTGCCTGGGCCTCGCCCTCGGCACCGGCGAGATCGTGTACGACCGCCCGCTGCCCCGCCCCTGGTCGGCGGCCCACGGCGGCGTCGCCGCCTACCGCGACCCCTACGCCAGCCCCGTCCCCGCCGCCGACGACACCGCCGTACTGTGCTGCGGGGAACACGTCGTCGCCCTGGCCACGGACGGCACCGAGGTGTGGCGGCAGGAGATCGGCCACCCCGTCAAGGCGTCGCCCGCGCTGCTGTCCGACACCGGCCGGCTGGCCGTCTGCCCGGTCGACGGGCGCTGCGTCCTCCTCGACGCCAAGACCGGCCGCCCCGAGGCGGAGGTCCGGCTCGGAGCCAAGATCACCGGCAGTCCGGCGGTGTCCGGGGACGTCCTGGCCGTCGGCACCCAGCTCGGCACGGTCACCGGTCTGACATCCTCGGGCGAGGTGCGGTGGACCTCACCCCAGGGCGCGCCCCGCTCGTACACCTCGCTCACGGTGCTCCCCGACGGGAACTTCGTGGCGACCGCCGAACGCGGCAACATCGTGTGCCTCGCTCGCGAGGACGGCCGGTTCCTGTGGGAGAGCAGCCAGGTGCTCGGCCTGCCCGACCACGAACCGGCCCTGGACATCACCCCGGTCGCGGCCGCCTCGGGCAGCATGTACGCCGCGTCGTACGGGGGCGACCTCTACCAGTTCCTGTTCCAGCCGTGCGACGAGGAGTGA